The Desulfonatronovibrio magnus genome has a window encoding:
- the rpe gene encoding ribulose-phosphate 3-epimerase, whose protein sequence is MQNSKPVIMSPSLLSADFTRLGEELDKLEKAGVSWVHWDIMDGAFVPNITFGPPVIKACRKNSGLFFDVHLMIEKPDKYLKDFVEAGADLLCVHAEACVHLERTVSRIAELGAKPAVSLNPHTPLSVLEYILPQLHMVLIMSVNPGFGGQKFIPFSMQKISRLKSMIREHKTDVLIQVDGGVTPDNTYELVQNGADVLVSGSAFFGFPPYDQRLKTFEHAAAGDVS, encoded by the coding sequence ATGCAAAACAGCAAACCCGTTATCATGTCACCTTCTTTATTGTCTGCTGATTTCACCAGACTTGGTGAAGAGCTGGACAAACTCGAAAAGGCCGGTGTTTCCTGGGTGCACTGGGATATCATGGATGGTGCTTTTGTGCCCAATATTACTTTTGGACCTCCTGTTATCAAGGCCTGCAGGAAAAACAGCGGTCTGTTTTTTGATGTTCACCTCATGATTGAAAAGCCTGACAAGTATCTCAAGGATTTTGTGGAAGCAGGAGCTGATCTTTTATGTGTGCATGCAGAAGCCTGCGTCCATCTGGAAAGGACTGTTTCCAGAATTGCAGAATTAGGTGCAAAACCGGCTGTTTCTCTGAATCCTCATACTCCGCTTTCAGTTCTGGAATATATTCTTCCCCAATTACATATGGTGCTTATAATGAGCGTCAACCCGGGTTTTGGCGGGCAGAAATTCATTCCTTTCAGCATGCAGAAAATCTCTCGCTTAAAATCCATGATCCGTGAACATAAAACTGATGTTCTGATCCAGGTAGATGGTGGTGTAACTCCTGATAATACTTATGAGCTGGTGCAAAACGGTGCAGATGTTTTAGTGTCAGGATCAGCATTTTTTGGTTTTCCGCCTTATGATCAGAGATTGAAAACTTTTGAGCATGCTGCTGCAGGAGATGTCAGCTGA